The Natronoarchaeum mannanilyticum nucleotide sequence GCGCAGTCTTCGCGTGCGTCGGTTGGCACGGACGCTGAACTTTTCCGCGTTCCGGCGGAAGTGTGCCCATGCCCGCGCTCTGCGACACGTACATCGAGAACCGCCACCGCGTCCAGCCCAACCACGCCAACAACTACGAGACGGCCCACGGGGGCAACGTGATGAAGTGGATGGACGAGGACGGCGCGATGTCGGCGATGCGCTTCGCCGGCCACGCCTGCGTCACCGCGAACGTCGACGAACTCGACTTCAAGCGACCGGTGCCCGTCGGCGACACCGTGCTCGTCGAGGCGTTCGTCTACGACGCCGGGCGAACGAGCGTCCGCGTGTGGCTCCGAGCCTACCGGGAGAACCCCCGCACCGGCGACACCGAACTGACGACCGAGTCGGACTTCGTGTTCGTCGCCGTCGAGGACGGTACGCCCGTCGAGGTTCCCGAACTGTCCGTCGAGAGCGAGCGCGGGGAGGAGCTCCACCAGTACGCGATGGAGAACACCGAGAGCTGAGCGCGGTCGTCGCCGCGCTGTGGGTCGGGCTGCTGGTCGTGGTCCTCAGCGAGTGGACCTACCCCGCCGGGAAAGCCACTTTTATGCGGGTCGATCCTCGTAGTTGAGGTATGTACGTAGTTTCCCGTCTCGCGTCCCCCGGGGGGTGGTGCCTGTGAGCGTCTCCGAGGCCGAAGCGGAGCTGTCGGAGGACGAGCGCGCCGGTCTGGAACTCGTCAGAGAGACCGGCGGGATCCACCAGAGCGAGTTCTGGAAGGAACTGGACATCTCCTCGCGCAAGGGAAGCCGCATCATCGAGTCGCTCGCCGAGAAGGGGCTCGTCGACCGCGAGGAGACGATCTACGAGGGCCACAACACCTACCACATCTCGCCGACCGCTCGCGACCTGGACTTTTCGCTGCTGATGGCCGGCGACATGCTCTCACCCTTCATCGGCGAGGAGGAGATCGACGGCCAGAGCGACGCCTTCTCGCAGTGGATGATGAACCTCGCCTACGAGGAGTAGCCGCTCGACCCCGCTGTTACGTTTATTTACCAGTTCGCTCTACCGACAGGTGTGACGCTCGAACGCCTCCGCAGAAGAGCCGCACAGTCCGACGAACAGCGGGACGCCGACGGAGAGACGTCCGACGACCCGGAGACGTCGATCGACATCGCCGAAGAGACCGAGTCGAGCGGTTCCCGACTCGGCACGATCACGAAGACCGTCGGCGTCGCGATCGCGGCCGCCACGGTCGTCGTGGCCGTCCGACGACTCCGACGACGCCGCGGCGAGTAGACGCCGGCGAGGGTCTCGCGACCGACCCGGTCCCCGCTGTCGACGCAGTTGTTCTACGGTAGCTCCTCGACGCAGTCCTCTAGCTCCGACTCCGTCCGCCAGACGTGGAGTCGCCCTGCCTCGTCCGCCAGCTCGAATAGCGGCGTCTGCATCCCGCTGTAGGGGTCGTCGGGATCGGCGTCCGTGTCGATCGCTTCGGCGTCGATCCCGTCGTACTCGCGCTTGAGGAAGTGCGTCTTCTCGAAGTACGCGGGCTCGGTGACGACCGTCCCCTGTTCGACGAGGAAGCCGCCGCCGTCGTGCTCGGCGACGCCGACGATCAGGTCGGCGTAGTCCGCGAGCAGGCGGAACTTCAGGTACGTGTTCGTCCACTCGCGTCGGACGTCGACCATCAGGAACGCGTAGGCGTCGCGCCGGCGGTTGAGCCGATCCTTGACGAGCTGGAGCCGGCGGACCTCCGGCGTCCCGTAGCTGCCGAGCACGAAGTACGACCGGTCGTGCCGGAAGATCGGCGTCAGCTCGGCGACGGAGCGCTTGAGGTGCTCGTACTCCTCGGGCGACAGGGACCGGCCGGGCAGGTGCTCCTCGGCGTCCGCGAGCACCGCGTCGGGGTCCGGGACGGTGGCGTCGGGATCGTGGGCCGCAGCGTCGGAAGCGACGTCGGAAGACTCGGGAGCGCCACTGGAGGACTCGGGGGCGGCGTCGCGCGACGGCGTCTCGTCGTCGACCATGTCCGGCGGCTCTCGCGGAGCGCTCAAATAGCTGTTCCTCCGGGGCGGGACGCCGATGGCCGTCGCTCGCAACCGATTCAGTCCTCACCGAAACGGTTATTGACGAACGGGTCCAACGTAATCACATGAGCCGCACCGACGCGTCGCCCGCGGAGATCGAACGGGAACGACGGCGCCTCGACGTCGTCACCCAGGAGACTCGCTTCGCCCTGCTCCAGGACCTGCTGGGCCACCCCGAGGGGCTGCCGTCGCTGAGGGAACTCGACTACGTCAACCCCTCCAAGAGCCGGTCGACGATCCACGGCCACCTCCAGACGCTGATCGAGGCCGGGATCGTCGAGGCGGCGACGCTGTCCGACGACCGCCGGAGCCGCGACCTGCCGTACACGTTCTACGGCGTCACCGAGGCGGGCCGCGAGTTCCTCGATCGGCACGACCTGCTGCGGGCCGAGGAGACGCTCCAGGAAATCTACGATCGCGTCGAGAAGACCGACGATATCGAGCGCTACGAGCGGGCGCCCCGCCCCGAGCGCTGATCCGACCGGTTTCGTCGAATCGTCGCCGTGGACTCCAGCTATTCGCCGAGGTGCTCCAGCAACAGTTCGTTGATGGCCTCGGGCGCCTCCACGTGAACCCAGTGGCTCCGCGTCGGGAACCGCTCGACGCGCACGTCGTCGCAGTGCCGCGCGCTCTTCTCGGCGAGCTCCGGTACGAGGGCCGGGTCCTTCTCGCCCCAGGCGATCAGCGTCGGCGCCGCGACGCGGTCCCGGGGCGGCTCGTCCGGCCGGCGGGCCGCGGCGCGGTACCAGTTTAGCATCGCCGTCAGCGCCCCCGGTTCGGCCCAGCTCTCGCGGTAGCGGTCGACGTCGGCGTCGTCGAACGTGTCGATGCGCGAGGTGCGCTGCAGGGCGTCGACGAGCCCCGAAAACTCGCCGCGGGCGAGCGCCCGCTCGGGGAGGTACGGGAGCTGGAACCAGAACGCGTACCAGCTCCGCAGCAACTGGCGCGGGCTCGATCGGAGCGTCTCGCGGAAAGCGGTGGGATGGGGGACGTTCAGGATCCCGAGTCGATCGACGTATCCGGGACGACGGAGCGCAAGGTCCCAGGCGACCATGGCTCCCCAGTCGTGTCCGACGACGTGGGCCGACGCCTCGCCCTCGCTCTCGATCAGCGCCGCGATGTCCGCCGAGAGCCGACCGAGCCGGTAGGGGTCGAGTCCGACTGGCTTGTCGCTCAGGTTGTAGCCGCGCTGGTCCGGAACCACCACCCTGTAGCCGGCGTCGACCAGCGGCTCGATCTGGTGGCGCCACCCGTAGAAGCAGTCGGGAAAGCCGTGCAGCAGCACGACCAGCGGATCGGCCTCGCTGCCGGCGGCGACGACGTGGAGGTCGACGCCGTTCACGGATCGGCGCGTCGATTCGGCCGACTCGACGTCGAGAACGTCGGCGTCGATTCCCATGGTCGCACTGACGAGACGCACAGCATAGTGGTTCCGGGAACGGAGCGCAGCCGGCGCTTCCGGTAGCCGCCACAGGTTCAAATACGAATCCGCACCACGCGACGTATGACGATACTCGCACGACGCGAATTCGTCGCGACGATCGTAACGCTTGCCGGAACCGCTTTGCCGTTCGGAATCGGGGGGTCCGACGACGATCAGGACGCCGGGCCCGACGATCGGCTGGACGACGCCGACGCCGAACTGACGGGCGTCGTCGACAGGATCGAGCGCGATCTGGCGGTCGTCCTGCTCGAACGCGAGGAGGAGACGGTCGCGCAGCGACTCGTCCAGCTCGACCGACTCCCGGCGAGCGCCCGCGATGACGGGGCCGTCCTCTCGGTGCGGCTTTCGGACGGCGATATCGAGCGGTTGCGGCACGACGCCGCGGCGACTCGGCGTCGACGCGAGGCGGCCAGGGAACGACTGAACGAGCTCGCGGAAGACGCGTCGTGACGAGGAGACGCGTCCCGATAGAAGGAACCGTTAGCTCCGTGACACGCCGCCACAACGACCAATAGGCGGCCGAATCAAACATTCACGGAATGGATCGCCAATCGGCCACCGCCGTCGTTGTCGTCGTCGCGCTGCTGTCGGGCTGTCTGGCGGGCGTCGGCGACCTGAGCACCGACGCCGAACCCGACGACACTGGGGAGCTCGAAGTCCACACGATCGACGTCGGGCAGGCCGACGCGACGCTCGTGGTCGGGCCAACCGGCGAGACGATGCTGATCGACTCGGGCCACTGGAGCGACGACGGCGAGATCGTCCTCTCGTACCTGCGGGATCGGGGGATCGAGCGACTCGACTACCTCGTGACGACGCACGCCCACGCCGACCACATCGGGGGGCACGCCGAAGTGATCGAGTACTACGAGACCGAGGCCGGGGGGATCGGCGCGGTCTACGACTCGGGGACGGTGTCGTCGTCAGAGACGTACGGGGACTACATCGACGCCGTCGAACAGTACAACGTGACCCTCTATCAGGCGCAGGAGGGCGACGAAATCCCGATCGAAGGCGCCGAGGCCGACGTGCTACATCCGACCGCCGACAGCGATCTGGAGGAGCTCAACGAGAACAGCCTCGTCGTCCATCTCGAACACGGCAACGCGGGGTTCCTGTTCACCGGCGACGTCGGCACTGAGGAAGAGCGGCGCCTCGTCGACGAGTACGACGACGAACTCGTCTCGACCGTCTACCAGGTCGGCCATCACGGGAGTTACTCGAGTACGTCTGACGCGCTGCTCGACGCCGCGAGTCCGTCGATCGCGGTGATCTCGGCTCCCTACGACTCGCCGTACGACCACCCTCACGACGAACCGCTAGAGCGGCTCGCGGCGCGAGACATCGACACCTACTGGACCGCGATCCACGGCACCGTCGTCTTCACCAGCGACGGCGACGCCGTGCAGGTCGCGAGCCAGACCGAGGCGACGACGGACCCCGCCGAGTTCGGGGACGCCGAACCGTCCGACGCCGATCCGACCGATCCGGTCGAGGAGCGGGGAACCACGGCGCCGTCGCTAGCCGGCCCCTCGGCTCAAATCGGACAGATTGCAGGATGAATCGGAACAACGTCGGCAAAACGAGCCCTATCAGTCGTCGGCCAGCGGCGACGCACCGTCGATCTCCGGACGGGTGACGTCGCGGTCGGTTTCCTCCCCCTCGATGTCGTAGGGGTACTCGCCGGTGACACAGCCCAGACAGAGATCGCCGCGCGAGGACTCCAGGGCCTCGGCGACGGCGTCGATCGAGAGGTACGAGAGGCTGTCGGCCTGGATCTCCTCGCGGATCTCCTCGGTCGAACGGTCGGACGCGATCAGCTCCTCCCGGGTCGCCATGTCGATGCCCATGTAGCAGGGCGCGATGATCTGCGGCGCGCCGATCCGAACGTGGACCTCCTCGGCGCCGACGTCCTTGAGCAGCTGGATGAGCTGCGTCGAGGTCGTCCCGCGCACGATGCTGTCGTCGATGATCGTGACGGTCTTGCCCTCGATCGTGCTCTTGATCGGGTTGAGCTTCAGGCGCACCGCGCGCTCGCGCTCGTCCTGCGTGGGCATGATGAACGTTCGGCCGACGTACCGGTTTTTCATCAGCCCCTCGGCGAACTCCAGGTCCTCGCCTTCCTCCTGTGCGGCCTCGGCGTAGCCGCTGGCGAACGCGCGGCCCGAGTCGGGGACCGGCATCACGACGTCGGACTCGACGCCGCTCTCCGACCAGAGCTGGCGGCCCAGCTCCCGGCGAACCTCGTAGACCAGCTTCTCGTCGATGACGCTGTCGGGGCGCGCGAAGTAGACGTGCTCGAAGAAGCAGTGGGCGGTGTCCTCGCGGTCGAACAGCTGGTACGTGTCGAACCCTGTCCCGTCCTTGTGGAGGACGACCAGCTCGCCGGGTTTCACGTCTCGGACGAGCTCGCCGTCGAGCGTGTCGATGGCGGCGCTCTCGCTGGCGAGGATGTAGCCGTCCTCGAGTTCGCCGATACACAGCGGCCGGTTGCCCTCGGGGTCGCGGACGCCCAGCACGGTGTCGTCGTGCATGATCGTCAGCGAATAGGAGCCGTGGATCCGCTCCATGGTCCGCTTCACGGCGCGCACGAGGTCCTCCTCCAGAAGGTTGCGCGCGAGGTCGTGGGCGATCACCTCGGTGTCGCCGTCGGACGTGAAGGCGTGGCCCATGTTCGCGAGCTCGTCCCGGATCTCGTCGGCGTTGACGAGGTTGCCGTTGTGGGAGAGCCCGAGCGAGCCGCTCTTGAACGACACCGAGAACGGCTGGGCGCACGAGGAGTCGACGCTACCCGCCGTCGGGTAGCGGACGTGGCCGATCCCGACCGAGCCGTTCAGCCCCTCGACGTCGTCCTGATCGAACGCGTCGCCGACCAGCCCCATCTCGACGTGGGTGTGTTGCTGGAAGCCGTCGTGCGTGATGACGCCTGCCGACTCCTGGCCGCGGTGCTGGAGCGCGTACAGGGAGTAGTATAGCGGTCGCGCGGCGTCGCGGTCTCGCAGCGAGACTCCGACGACGCCGCACTTCTCGGTCATACCGTCCGGGTTCGCAACCCGCCCGTCTGACATGGACGGTCGTAGCCGTCCATCGGGGATAAATCCTCGCAAATGTGTTTCGACGGCGGCGTCTATCGGTGAACACTATACACAATCATGCATATGTCGACGCCGTCGACCGGCGAGCGGAGTCGACGTCGGCGCGCCTGTTGACGGGTCGAAAAGCCCCGCGAAATCGTCGGCACCGACGCTACGCGGTCGGGAAGCGAGAAGAAAGAACGGTCGAGATTACTCGCCGGCCTTCGACTGCCACTCGTAGTCGCGGCGCTTGGCGGACTTGCCGAAGCCGCACGACGAGCACTTCTTTTTCTTCACGTGGTAGGACTTCTCGCCACAGCGGCGGCACTTCACGTGAGTCGTCTTGTTCTTCTTCCCTTGGCTCGGCGTTCCTGCACCAGTCATGGATTGATCGAAACGACGTTATCGCCGCGTATAATGGTTGTGTCTTCGACCGACTCCTCCTCGGAGACGGTCTCGGGCGTGTCGCTCGCGGGCCCTTCGACGGCGTCCTCCAGCACGAGATTCATGTGCTGGTCGTAGCCGGCGAGGGTTCCCTCGAAGATTTCGCCCCCCTTGAGCTGCACCTGTACGTCGTCGCCGAGTGACGCCTCGAGCACGTCCAGCGGTCGTCCGCTCATACGCCCATTCGCACCCGACGTGCGTATAAACGTACCGGTGGAGAGTCGACGCCGACCGCACGCCCCCTACTCGACGTCGACCGCGAAGTCCTCGTACTCGCCGGCCAGCTCCGCGAACCCGGCGAACAGTTCGGCGGCGGCGTCGAGATCGGTCGCGTCGATCACCTCGACCGGCGTGTGCATGTAGCGGTTCGGCAGCCCGAGGTTGAGCGACGGAATCCCGCCCTGCTGGACGTAGAACGCGTCGGCGTCCGTGCCGGTTCGGATGCCCGCGGCTTCGAGTTGGACGTCGACGTCCTCCGCTTCGGCGGCTTCACGAACGGCGTCGACGACGACCGGGTGGTTCGCGCTGCCGCGCGTGACGACCGGCCCCTCGCCCAGCGAGACGTCGCCCGTCCGGTCGTTCGGCGCGCCGGGGTAGTCGACGGCGTGGGTCACGTCGACCGCCACGACGGCGTCCGGCGCGAGGTCGAACCCGACCATGCGCGCGCCCTGGAGGCCGACCTCCTCCTGAACGGTGCTCACGGCGCAGACCGTCGCGTCGACGTCTCGCTCGGCCGCTCGGCGCAACGCCTCGGCGGCGGTCCAGACGCCGACGCGGTTGTCGACGCCGCGAGCGGCGAGTCGATCGCCCGCCAGGTCCTCGATGGTCGTCGAAACGGTGATCGGATCGCCGACCTCGACGAGCTCGCGGGCCGCTTCGCCGTCCGCGACGCCGATGTCGACGTGTTGCTCGCGCACGTCGTCGTACCCGTCGTCGTCCTCGCGGAGGTGGATCGCGGTCTGGCCGACGACGCCGCTGACCGGCCCGTCGGCGCCGTGGATCGTGACGTGCTGGCCCTTCGAGACGGACTTGTCCGAGCCGCCGATCCGCCCGAGGTGGACGAACCCGTCGTCGTCGATCTGCCGGACGATGAAGCCGATCTCGTCGGCGTGACCCGCGACCGCGACCGTCGGGTCGCCGCCCTCAAGCACCGCGACGGCGTTGCCGTACTCGTCGGTCTGCACGTCGTCCGCGAACTCCGAGACGTAGTCGATCCAGGCGCGCTGGGCGGCGGTCTCGTAGCCCGAGGGGCTCGCGGTCGTCAGCAGGTCGTCGAGGAACTCGCGCTGTCGGTCGTCCATACCGGCCCTTGCGGGGCCAGCGTTTCAAAGACTCGGTTAGGAAAACCTGCCACTGCAGGGGGTGACCCCCACGCCTAAGTCGATCCTCGACGAAGGTCGGGACATGGCGAGTATCACACTGTTCGAGTTCAGTCCGCAGGGAGACATCCAGATCGGTCCGAGCGGCGCCGGCGAGGAGGGCCTTCTCAGCATCGCGACGAGCGAGGACGCCGAGATGGACGCCGAAGACGAGCAAGACGAGAGCGGCGGCGGCCTCGCCAAGGTGATCGTGCCGCTGATCGCGCTGATCGCCATCGCTGCCGCGGTCAAGTACGTTCGCGGCGGCGGCGAGCTCGAGGACGAACTCGACGAGGAGTCGGGCGGCCGCCTCGACCAGTTCAAGACGACGACCGAGTGAGCGGCGGCGGGGCGTCTGCAGCAGGCGCCGGCAGGAGGAGATACCGGGCGAGCGGGCCGGGAGAAAGGTTTTGCCCGCGGAGACCTTCCTTCGAGTA carries:
- a CDS encoding acyl-CoA thioesterase codes for the protein MPALCDTYIENRHRVQPNHANNYETAHGGNVMKWMDEDGAMSAMRFAGHACVTANVDELDFKRPVPVGDTVLVEAFVYDAGRTSVRVWLRAYRENPRTGDTELTTESDFVFVAVEDGTPVEVPELSVESERGEELHQYAMENTES
- a CDS encoding M20/M25/M40 family metallo-hydrolase — translated: MDDRQREFLDDLLTTASPSGYETAAQRAWIDYVSEFADDVQTDEYGNAVAVLEGGDPTVAVAGHADEIGFIVRQIDDDGFVHLGRIGGSDKSVSKGQHVTIHGADGPVSGVVGQTAIHLREDDDGYDDVREQHVDIGVADGEAARELVEVGDPITVSTTIEDLAGDRLAARGVDNRVGVWTAAEALRRAAERDVDATVCAVSTVQEEVGLQGARMVGFDLAPDAVVAVDVTHAVDYPGAPNDRTGDVSLGEGPVVTRGSANHPVVVDAVREAAEAEDVDVQLEAAGIRTGTDADAFYVQQGGIPSLNLGLPNRYMHTPVEVIDATDLDAAAELFAGFAELAGEYEDFAVDVE
- a CDS encoding LSM domain-containing protein codes for the protein MSGRPLDVLEASLGDDVQVQLKGGEIFEGTLAGYDQHMNLVLEDAVEGPASDTPETVSEEESVEDTTIIRGDNVVSINP
- a CDS encoding DUF3006 family protein — encoded protein: MTILARREFVATIVTLAGTALPFGIGGSDDDQDAGPDDRLDDADAELTGVVDRIERDLAVVLLEREEETVAQRLVQLDRLPASARDDGAVLSVRLSDGDIERLRHDAAATRRRREAARERLNELAEDAS
- a CDS encoding alpha/beta hydrolase; translation: MGIDADVLDVESAESTRRSVNGVDLHVVAAGSEADPLVVLLHGFPDCFYGWRHQIEPLVDAGYRVVVPDQRGYNLSDKPVGLDPYRLGRLSADIAALIESEGEASAHVVGHDWGAMVAWDLALRRPGYVDRLGILNVPHPTAFRETLRSSPRQLLRSWYAFWFQLPYLPERALARGEFSGLVDALQRTSRIDTFDDADVDRYRESWAEPGALTAMLNWYRAAARRPDEPPRDRVAAPTLIAWGEKDPALVPELAEKSARHCDDVRVERFPTRSHWVHVEAPEAINELLLEHLGE
- a CDS encoding MarR family transcriptional regulator; the encoded protein is MSVSEAEAELSEDERAGLELVRETGGIHQSEFWKELDISSRKGSRIIESLAEKGLVDREETIYEGHNTYHISPTARDLDFSLLMAGDMLSPFIGEEEIDGQSDAFSQWMMNLAYEE
- a CDS encoding ComEC/Rec2 family competence protein; translation: MDRQSATAVVVVVALLSGCLAGVGDLSTDAEPDDTGELEVHTIDVGQADATLVVGPTGETMLIDSGHWSDDGEIVLSYLRDRGIERLDYLVTTHAHADHIGGHAEVIEYYETEAGGIGAVYDSGTVSSSETYGDYIDAVEQYNVTLYQAQEGDEIPIEGAEADVLHPTADSDLEELNENSLVVHLEHGNAGFLFTGDVGTEEERRLVDEYDDELVSTVYQVGHHGSYSSTSDALLDAASPSIAVISAPYDSPYDHPHDEPLERLAARDIDTYWTAIHGTVVFTSDGDAVQVASQTEATTDPAEFGDAEPSDADPTDPVEERGTTAPSLAGPSAQIGQIAG
- a CDS encoding transcriptional regulator; protein product: MSRTDASPAEIERERRRLDVVTQETRFALLQDLLGHPEGLPSLRELDYVNPSKSRSTIHGHLQTLIEAGIVEAATLSDDRRSRDLPYTFYGVTEAGREFLDRHDLLRAEETLQEIYDRVEKTDDIERYERAPRPER
- a CDS encoding 50S ribosomal protein L37e, producing the protein MTGAGTPSQGKKNKTTHVKCRRCGEKSYHVKKKKCSSCGFGKSAKRRDYEWQSKAGE
- the purF gene encoding amidophosphoribosyltransferase; the encoded protein is MTEKCGVVGVSLRDRDAARPLYYSLYALQHRGQESAGVITHDGFQQHTHVEMGLVGDAFDQDDVEGLNGSVGIGHVRYPTAGSVDSSCAQPFSVSFKSGSLGLSHNGNLVNADEIRDELANMGHAFTSDGDTEVIAHDLARNLLEEDLVRAVKRTMERIHGSYSLTIMHDDTVLGVRDPEGNRPLCIGELEDGYILASESAAIDTLDGELVRDVKPGELVVLHKDGTGFDTYQLFDREDTAHCFFEHVYFARPDSVIDEKLVYEVRRELGRQLWSESGVESDVVMPVPDSGRAFASGYAEAAQEEGEDLEFAEGLMKNRYVGRTFIMPTQDERERAVRLKLNPIKSTIEGKTVTIIDDSIVRGTTSTQLIQLLKDVGAEEVHVRIGAPQIIAPCYMGIDMATREELIASDRSTEEIREEIQADSLSYLSIDAVAEALESSRGDLCLGCVTGEYPYDIEGEETDRDVTRPEIDGASPLADD